Proteins co-encoded in one Brassica oleracea var. oleracea cultivar TO1000 chromosome C4, BOL, whole genome shotgun sequence genomic window:
- the LOC106340889 gene encoding LOB domain-containing protein 12-like, with protein sequence MGGPGSSPCASCKLLRRRCAKDCIFAPYFPPDDPHKFAIVHKVFGASNVSKMLQELPVHQRADAVNSLVFEANARVRDPVYGCVGAISYLQNQVSQLQMQLAVAQAEILCIQMQQEPNLQSHHQILELDQDDKILLLHNNIDNCNNNSNNNLGYAMSSRQFNSNFASPNSMQMQMQMQDPLKQESLWT encoded by the exons ATGGGAGGTCCTGGATCATCACCATGTGCTTCGTGTAAGCTTCTTCGACGACGCTGTGCAAAAGATTGTATCTTTGCACCTTATTTCCCTCCTGACGATCCTCACAAATTCGCCATTGTTCATAAGGTCTTCGGCGCAAGCAACGTCAGCAAAATGTTGCAG GAGCTACCGGTTCATCAAAGAGCTGACGCGGTGAATAGTCTGGTTTTCGAAGCAAACGCACGAGTAAGAGATCCAGTATATGGCTGCGTAGGAGCAATCTCTTACTTGCAAAATCAAGTCTCACAGCTTCAAATGCAACTAGCAGTAGCTCAGGCCGAGATTCTCTGCATCCAGATGCAACAGGAGCCAAATTTACAGTCTCATCATCAAATACTTGAACTAGACCAAGACGATAAAATTCTCTTGCTACACAACAACATCGATAACTGCAACAACAACAGTAATAACAACTTGGGTTATGCTATGTCTTCCCGGCAGTTCAACTCTAACTTTGCTTCTCCAAACAGTATGCAAATGCAGATGCAAATGCAAGACCCTCTGAAGCAAGAATCTCTTTGGACTTGA
- the LOC106342353 gene encoding LOW QUALITY PROTEIN: UDP-glycosyltransferase 87A1 (The sequence of the model RefSeq protein was modified relative to this genomic sequence to represent the inferred CDS: inserted 1 base in 1 codon): MDPIIPQPFGVCHVVAMPWPGRGHINPMMNFCKRLLRDPTLIVTFVVTEEWLGFIGFDPKPNRIHFATLPNLIPSELVRANNFTGFIDAIYTNLEEPFEHLLDSLSSPPPTVIISDTFVLWAVSVGTRRNIPVASFWTESAAILSLFVHSDLXAAHGHFPTEPSETKEDEVVDYIPGLSPTRLRDLPEIYHGFSHQVFNKFKPCFDELSKAKYLLFPSAYELEPKAVDFFTSKFDFPVYTTGPLIPFEELSAGNDVSKPEYIQWLDGQPESSVLYISQGSFLSVTEAEMEEIVGGVRETGVRFLWVARGGELKLKEALEGSSGVVVSWCDQLRVLSHAAVGGFWTHCGFNSTLEGIYSGVPMLTFPLFWDQFLNAKMIVEDWRVGMRIKSDKKTELVRRDEIKELVKRFMDGESEEGREMRRRACDLSEICRGSVVKAGSSDVNIDAFLKDITKIV; this comes from the exons ATGGATCCTATCATACCACAACCATTCGGAGTCTGCCACGTGGTGGCCATGCCTTGGCCCGGAAGAGGCCACATCAACCCCATGATGAACTTCTGCAAACGCCTCCTCCGAGACCCTACCCTCATCGTCACATTCGTCGTCACCGAAGAATGGCTCGGCTTCATCGGGTTCGACCCGAAGCCCAACCGTATCCACTTCGCCACTCTCCCAAACCTCATCCCCTCCGAGCTAGTCCGTGCCAACAACTTCACCGGCTTCATCGACGCCATCTACACCAACTTGGAGGAACCCTTCGAGCACTTACTCGACAGCCTCAGCTCCCCGCCTCCCACCGTAATCATCTCCGACACTTTCGTCCTGTGGGCAGTGAGTGTCGGCACACGGAGGAATATTCCGGTAGCTTCTTTCTGGACCGAGTCAGCCGCGATCCTCTCCCTCTTCGTCCACTCCGATC CTGCAGCTCACGGCCATTTTCCGACCGAACCATCAG AGACGAAAGAAGACGAAGTTGTTGATTACATTCCCGGTTTATCTCCGACGCGACTCCGTGACTTGCCGGAGATCTACCACGGCTTCAGCCACCAAGTGTTCAACAAGTTTAAGCCTTGTTTCGACGAGCTCTCCAAAGCTAAGTATCTTCTCTTCCCTTCTGCTTACGAGCTGGAACCAAAAGCTGTAGACTTTTTCACTTCCAAGTTTGATTTCCCGGTTTACACCACCGGTCCGTTGATACCATTCGAAGAACTCTCTGCTGGAAATGACGTCAGCAAACCTGAGTACATTCAATGGCTTGACGGGCAACCGGAAAGCTCTGTGCTTTACATATCTCAGGGGAGTTTTCTTTCGGTCACGGAAGCTGAGATGGAGGAGATAGTGGGAGGAGTGAGAGAGACCGGCGTCCGGTTCCTTTGGGTAGCTCGTGGGGGCGAGTTAAAGCTAAAGGAGGCTCTTGAAGGTAGCTCGGGTGTTGTGGTAAGCTGGTGTGATCAGCTGCGTGTGTTGTCCCACGCAGCTGTAGGCGGGTTTTGGACACACTGCGGGTTTAACTCGACGTTGGAAGGGATATATTCTGGAGTGCCGATGCTGACGTTTCCGTTGTTTTGGGATCAGTTTTTGAATGCTAAGATGATTGTTGAGGATTGGAGGGTGGGGATGAGGATCAAGAGCGATAAGAAGACGGAGTTGGTAAGGAGAGACGAGATAAAAGAGTTGGTGAAGAGGTTTATGGATGGAGAGAGTGAAGAAGGGAGAGAGATGAGAAGAAGGGCTTGTGATCTTAGTGAGATATGTCGTGGATCGGTTGTGAAAGCTGGTTCTTCTGATGTTAATATTGACGCTTTCTTGAAAGATATTACCAAGATTGTGTGA
- the LOC106342126 gene encoding mitoferrin-like, which produces MATEAATTPDLRPIPQPPDFHPTVLIPSQNDKLRFWHLMVAGSIAGSVEHMAMFPVDTIKTHMQTIRSCPIKPVGITQAFRSIIKTEGPSALYRGIWAMGLGAGPAHAVYFSFYEVSKKYLSGGNPNNSLAHAVSGVFATVASDAVFTPMDMVKQRLQIGNGMYGGVWDCVKRVMREEGFGAFYASYRTTVLMNAPFTAVHFATYEAVKRGLREISPEYVGGGGEEEEEGLLVYATAGAAGGGLAAVLTTPLDVVKTQLQCQGVCGCDRFKSSSIGEVFRTIIKKDGYRGLARGWLPRMLFHAPAAAICWSTYETVKSFFHDVNGAAA; this is translated from the exons ATGGCGACAGAAGCCGCCACAACACCCGACCTCCGTCCCATCCCACAACCACCCGATTTCCATCCAACGGTTCTCATCCCATCTCAAAACGATAAACTCCGATTCTGGCACCTCATGGTCGCCGGCTCGATAGCCGGCTCCGTCGAACACATGGCGATGTTCCCAGTCGACACCATCAAGACCCATATGCAAACCATCCGCTCCTGCCCCATCAAACCCGTCGGCATCACCCAAGCTTTCCGATCGATCATCAAAACAGAGGGCCCGTCCGCTCTGTACCGAGGCATATGGGCCATGGGGCTCGGCGCGGGCCCGGCACACGCCGTCTACTTCTCCTTCTACGAAGTGTCAAAGAAGTATCTGTCCGGCGGGAACCCTAACAACTCTTTAGCTCACGCGGTTTCCGGCGTGTTCGCTACCGTGGCGAGTGATGCTGTGTTTACTCCGATGGATATGGTTAAGCAGAGGCTGCAGATTGGGAATGGGATGTATGGAGGGGTTTGGGATTGCGTGAAGAGGGTGATGAGGGAGGAAGGGTTTGGTGCTTTTTATGCTTCTTATAGGACGACTGTGCTTATGAATGCTCCGTTTACTGCTGTTCATTTCGCTACGTATGAGGCGGTTAAGAGGGGGTTGAGGGAGATTTCGCCGGAGTATGTTGGTGGTGGTGGAGAGGAGGAGGAGGAAGGTTTGTTGGTTTATGCTACTGCTGGAGCTGCTGGTGGTGGCTTGGCTGCTGTTTTGACGACGCCGCTTGATGTTGTCAAGACGCAATTGCAATGTCAG GGGGTGTGCGGTTGTGACCGCTTCAAGAGCAGTTCTATAGGCGAAGTGTTTCGCACGATAATAAAGAAAGACGGGTATAGAGGACTTGCTAGAGGATGGCTACCAAGAATGCTCTTCCATGCTCCAGCTGCTGCCATCTGCTGGTCCACTTATGAAACTGTCAAATCATTCTTTCATGATGTCAATGGCGCAGCAGCTTGA
- the LOC106342128 gene encoding uncharacterized protein LOC106342128, with amino-acid sequence MISSRVLNSPAPKVRGVPSSAPVPATRAIVTNAVATGSASEDDMYTNSDDFSLANSRVSSNVARSHGRNLSYYTCSEELDADKFYTRVIPPFSGAAEESGEIKPARSGVQVSQGKKTDDCVESKKTGHSTRLSAVSESFVPSDQDLVRMPTFHASARGTWLAVVSYDACVRLCLHAWAKGCMEAPMFLENECALLREAFGVTQLLLRSEEEMLVNQSSQAPHEGVAPKPKINTGKMMVQVRRVKTVLDAPTGLKPSLKKFEKSRGYFKPSLKKFEKSRGYFSNISTRISSGWRTLRKNYPCVPANGSSLSRQSPGHVHARPECLKQVSCPLKVGVTSPLNSSTSYDDAQETYTCRLSLKSLTEDDPIVMQPGSDEGHVFFPDSHGDDLIVEILESNGKEFGRALVQLTNFSEDTDEKLLWWSVFREPGHQLVGKLQLYIDYTASSDDNSHLKGGSVAETDAYDLVLEVALKMQWFQQRNLLLYGSWKWLLEEFSSYYGISDVYTKLRYLTYVMDVATPTSDCLHLVHDLLTPIIMKGNDKAALSHQENRILNEIKDQTEQILKLVFENYKSLDESSFSGLKAVVSSATGVPAPALAPAVKLYMLLHDVLCPEDQTNLCHYFQLAAKKRSRMHIGETDEFVRNNNDPNFWDASSTAAYHKMTMVCKNVKNEIYTDIEIQNQNILPSFIDLSNLSASIYSTDLCNRLRTFLVACPPSGPSPAVQQLVIATEDFQRDLSSWNICPIQAGVDAKELFHLYIMIWIQNRRLSLLESCKLDKVKWCGVGTQHSATPFVVEMYTRLNETIQDYQAIISRWPEFIYVLESAIADVEKAIVEALEKRYADVLSPLKENSAPKKLFKHVKYLTKRSAVSYVVPDELGILLNSVKRMLDVLRPDIEAQFQAWSSCVPDGRNSAPGDRLSEVTVMLRAKFRSYLQAIVEKLVENSKLQKETMLKKILQYSKESVGESDMRRKMQNLKEQLTNTVNHLHFVCSTDVFIALSRGYWDHMGWIVLSFLENKKEKRDWYKGSRVAVSILDDTFAAEMQKLLGDSLREQDLKPPRSIVEVRSILCKDTTVNEGKSF; translated from the exons ATGATCTCCAGCAGAGTATTAAATTCGCCTGCTCCCAAGGTCCGTGGCGTACCATCCTCAGCTCCTGTACCGGCCACGAGAGCCATAGTGACCAATGCTGTCGCCACTGGTTCTGCTTCCGAAGATGACATGTATACAAATTCCGATGACTTCTCTCTTGCGAACAGTAGAGTGTCTAGTAACGTCGCTCGTAGTCACGGAAGAAACTTGTCTTATTATACTTGCTCCGAG GAGCTTGATGCTGACAAATTTTACACAAGAGTTATCCCTCCATTTTCCGGGGCAGCAGAGGAATCTGGAGAAATTAAACCAGCAAGGTCAGGTGTTCAAGTTTCACAAGGCAAGAAGACAGACGATTGTGTAGAAAGTAAAAAGACTGGACATTCTACTAG ACTTAGTGCTGTTTCTGAGTCATTTGTGCCATCTGATCAAGATCTCGTTCGGATGCCAACTTTTCATGCAAG TGCTCGTGGCACATGGCTTGCAGTGGTTTCCTATGATGCATGTGTGCGACTTTGCCTTCATGCTTGGGCAAAGGGTTGCATGGAGGCTCCCATGTTTCTGGAAAACGAATGTGCTCTTTTACGAGAAGCATTCGG GGTGACGCAACTCCTTTTGCGATCGGAGGAGGAAATGCTGGTGAATCAATCTTCACAAGCTCCGCACGAGGGAGTTGCACCAAAACCCAAGATAAACACTGGCAAAATGATGGTTCAAG TACGACGTGTTAAAACAGTTTTGGATGCTCCAACGGGTTTAAAGCCATCGCTGAAAAAGTTTGAGAAATCCCGGGGCTACTTTAAGCCATCGCTGAAAAAGTTTGAGAAATCCCGGGGCTACTTTTCCAATATCTCAACACGTATCTCTTCTGGATGGCGAACTCTAAGGAAGAACTATCCTTGTGTACCTGCAAATGGTTCTTCTCTTTCACGTCAAAGCCCGGGACATGTACATGCCAGACCAGAGTGCTTGAAGCAAGTTTCTTGTCCCCTGAAAGTTGGTGTCACAAGTCCACTTAATAGTTCAACGTCTTATGATGATGCTCAAG AGACATACACGTGTAGGTTAAGTTTGAAAAGCTTAACTGAAGATGACCCCATTGTCATGCAACCTGGATCCGATGAAGGGCATGTCTT CTTTCCTGATAGTCATGGAGATGATCTGATTGTTGAAATACTTGAATCAAACGGGAAGGAATTTGGGCGTGCGCTTGTCCAGCTAACCAATTTTTCTGAAGATACC GATGAGAAACTTCTCTGGTGGTCTGTATTTCGTGAGCCAGGACATCAACTTGTGGGAAAACTCCAGCTCTATATTGACTATACAGCAAGTTCTGATGATAATAGTCATTTGAAG GGTGGTTCTGTTGCGGAAACAGACGCATATGACCTAGTCCTGGAAGTGGCCTTGAAAATGCAGTGGTTCCAGCAAAGAAACTTGTTGTTGTATGGTTCATGGAAATGGCTTTTGGAAGAATTTTCCTCCTACTATGGGATTTCAGATGTCTACACCAAGCTCAG ATACTTGACCTATGTGATGGATGTCGCTACACCGACCTCAGACTGTCTCCATTTGGTGCATGACTTGCTAACACCTATCATCATGAAAGGAAATGACAAGGCCGCCTTGAGTCATCAAGAG AATCGGATCCTAAATGAAATCAAGGACCAAACCGAGCAGATCCTGAAGCTGGTCTTCGAGAACTACAAATCTCTTGATGAGTCTTCTTTCTCTGGACTGAAAGCTGTAGTCAGTTCTGCAACAGGAGTTCCAGCGCCAGCTCTCGCTCCTGCTGTTAAACTGTACATGCTTCTCCATGATGTTTTGTGTCCAGAGGATCAGACTAATCTTTGTCATTACTTCCAA CTAGCAGCAAAGAAGAGGTCTAGAATGCACATCGGTGAGACAGATGAGTTTGTTAGAAACAACAATGATCCCAATTTTTGGGATGCTTCTTCAACGGCTGCTTACCATAAAATGACAATGGTCTGCAAGAATGTAAAGAATGAGATTTATACTGATATTGAGATCCAAAATCAAAATATACTTCCCAG CTTTATTGACCTTTCAAACCTGTCAGCATCCATATATAGCACTGATCTCTGCAACAGACTTCGAACCTTCCTTGTTGCTTGTCCACCGTCTGGTCCATCACCAGCAGTTCAACAGCTTGTGATTGCAACTGAAGACTTTCAACGTGATCTTTCCAGCTGGAACATCTG TCCTATCCAAGCTGGTGTTGATGCAAAAGAATTGTTCCACCTATATATTATGATTTGGATTCAAAATAGACGCCTTTCCTTACTTGAATCATGCAAACTTGATAAG GTAAAATGGTGCGGAGTGGGGACACAACATTCAGCAACCCCATTTGTTGTTGAAATGTACACCAGGCTGAACGAAACCATTCAAGACTATCAAGCTATCATTTCTAGATGGCCGGAATTTATCTACGTTCTGGAGAGT GCCATAGCTGATGTTGAAAAAGCAATTGTGGAAGCTCTGGAGAAGCGGTATGCAGATGTCTTATCCCCTCTAAAAGAAAATTCAGCTCCAAAAAAGCTATTCAAGCATGTCAAATACCTAACCAAAAGATCTGCGGTTTCATATGTAGTTCCGGATGAG CTGGGCATTCTACTAAACTCTGTGAAGAGAATGCTTGATGTTTTAAGGCCTGATATAGAGGCTCAATTTCAAGCATGGTCTTCATGCGTTCCTGATGGTAGGAACTCAGCTCCTGGGGATCGTCTTTCTGAGGTAACGGTGATGCTCAGAGCCAAGTTTCGAAGTTACCTTCAAGCTATAGTCGAAAAACTCGTAGAAAAT AGCAAACTACAAAAGGAGACAATGTTGAAGAAGATTCTTCAGTACTCTAAAGAAAGTGTTGGAGAATCAGACATGAGAAGAAAAATGCAAAACCTGAAGGAGCAGCTCACCAACACAGTGAATCATCTACATTTCGTTTGTTCAACGGATGTGTTCATCGCATTGTCCCGAGGATACTGGGATCATATGGGATGG ATTGTTCTAAGCTTTTTGGAGAACAAAAAAGAGAAGAGAGATTGGTACAAGGGTTCTAGAGTTGCTGTCTCT ATACTAGACGATACATTTGCAGCAGAGATGCAAAAGCTACTAGGAGATTCGTTGAGAGAGCAAGACTTGAAGCCTCCAAGATCGATTGTGGAGGTTCGCTCGATTCTTTGCAAGGACACTACAGTTAATGAAGGCAAGTCTTTCTAA
- the LOC106342127 gene encoding probable protein phosphatase 2C 26, protein MAIPMTRMMVPQVSSSLRLSHRNLSNSTRGALLCRCAPSELQPLRSGLSLSAGAHAIPHPDKIEKGGEDALFVSSYRGGVIAVADGVSSWAEQDVDPSLFSKELMANASRLVDDEEVRYDPGFLIDKAHTATTSRGSATIIVAMLEEVGVLKIGNVGDCGLKLLRQGQIIFSTTPQEHYFDCPFQLSSEGSAQTYMDASFNIMEVKKGDVIVMGSDGLFDNVFDHEIVNIVTKHTDVAESSRLLAEVASNHSRDPGFESPYALEARAKGFDVPLWKKALGMKLTGGKLDDVTVIVAQVVDS, encoded by the exons ATGGCGATTCCGATGACAAGAATGATGGTTCCTCAGGTAAGCTCTTCGCTTCGTCTCTCGCATCGGAATCTATCAAACTCCACTCGCGGTGCTTTGCTCTGTCGGTGTGCTCCATCAGAACTCCAACCACTTCG GTCTGGGCTCTCTCTGTCGGCAGGAGCTCACGCCATCCCGCATCCAGATAAG ATAGAGAAAGGTGGGGAAGATGCTCTCTTTGTAAGTAGCTACAGAGGAGGTGTCATAGCTGTTGCTGATGGTGTTTCCAG CTGGGCTGAACAAGATGTTGATCCGTCCTTGTTCTCTAAAGAGCTCATGGCTAATGCTTCTCGTCTAGTTGATGACGAAGAG GTGAGATATGATCCTGGTTTCCTCATTGACAAAGCTCACACCGCAACTACTTCCAGAGGTTCTGCTACAAT TATTGTAGCTATGCTTGAGGAAGTTGGTGTTCTGAAAATAGGCAATGTTGGAGACTGTGGACTTAAGCTTCTTCGACAAG GTCAGATCATATTTTCGACTACTCCACAAGAGCATTACTTTGACTGTCCCTTCCAACTAAGCTCTGAAGGCTCTGCTCAAACCTATATGGATGCATCG TTTAACATAATGGAAGTAAAGAAAGGAGACGTGATCGTGATGGGTTCAGACGGGCTTTTCGATAACGTATTTGATCACGAGATTGTTAATATAGTCACCAAGCATACAGATGTGGCAGAATCAT CGAGATTACTAGCTGAAGTGGCGAGTAACCATTCAAGAGATCCAGGCTTTGAGTCTCCATATGCATTGGAAGCAAGAGCCAAG GGGTTTGATGTTCCTCTCTGGAAGAAAGCGTTGGGAATGAAGCTTACAG GAGGGAAGCTTGATGATGTGACTGTTATCGTTGCCCAAGTGGTGGACTCTTGA
- the LOC106342354 gene encoding UDP-glycosyltransferase 87A2-like yields MDPTEPQQVRGLRHVVAMPWPGRGHINPMMNLCKRLVLRDPTLIVTFVITEEWLGFIGSDPKPDRIHFATLPNLIPSELVRADNFNDFVDAVHNILEEPFERLLDRLKSPPPTVIISDTYVVWAVRVGERRNIPVVSFWTMSATILSLILHSDLLISHNHALFEPSEAKEEEIVGYIPGLSPTKLRDLPPLFNSNILQVFKKSKLCFDELPRAKCLLFTTAYELEPKAIDVFTSMFDIPVYATGPLIPFQELSVENKRSKPDYIRWLDGQAKSSVLYISQGSFLSVSEAQMEEIVGGVRESGVPFLWVARGGESKMKEALEGSSGFVVSWCDQLHVLCHAALGGFWTHCGFNSTLEGIDKLRG; encoded by the exons ATGGATCCAACTGAACCTCAGCAAGTCAGAGGATTGCGACACGTGGTAGCTATGCCTTGGCCCGGAAGAGGCCACATCAACCCCATGATGAACCTCTGCAAACGCCTCGTCCTCCGAGACCCTACACTCATCGTCACATTCGTCATCACTGAAGAATGGCTCGGGTTCATCGGATCAGATCCGAAACCCGACCGGATCCATTTCGCTACTCTCCCAAATCTCATCCCTTCCGAGCTCGTCCGTGCCGACAACTTCAACGACTTCGTCGACGCCGTCCACAACATATTAGAGGAGCCGTTCGAGCGGCTTCTTGACCGCCTCAAGTCTCCTCCTCCGACGGTGATAATCTCCGACACATACGTCGTATGGGCAGTGCGTGTCGGGGAACGAAGGAATATTCCGGTGGTTTCTTTCTGGACTATGTCGGCCACGATTCTCTCCCTCATCCTTCACTCCGATCTTCTCATAAGTCACAACCATGCTCTGTTCGAACCATCAG AAGCAAAAGAAGAGGAGATTGTAGGTTACATACCCGGTCTATCTCCGACCAAACTCCGAGATCTTCCGCCACTGTTCAACAGTAACATCCTCCAAGTCTTCAAGAAAAGCAAGTTATGTTTCGATGAGCTTCCCAGAGCTAAGTGCCTTCTCTTCACTACGGCCTATGAGCTCGAGCCTAAAGCCATTGACGTTTTCACCTCCATGTTCGACATCCCGGTTTACGCTACTGGTCCTTTGATACCATTCCAAGAACTCTCCGTTGAAAACAAACGTAGCAAACCTGATTACATCAGGTGGCTTGATGGGCAAGCGAAAAGTTCTGTGCTCTACATATCTCAAGGGAGTTTCCTTTCAGTCTCGGAGGCTCAGATGGAGGAGATAGTGGGAGGAGTGAGAGAGAGTGGAGTTCCGTTTCTCTGGGTGGCTCGTGGGGGAGAGTCGAAGATGAAGGAGGCTCTTGAAGGTAGCTCGGGGTTTGTGGTGAGCTGGTGTGATCAGCTGCATGTGCTGTGCCATGCAGCTCTGGGTGGGTTTTGGACGCATTGCGGGTTTAACTCGACTTTGGAAGGGATTGATAAGCTCAGGGGTTAA